Genomic DNA from Bacillus sp. SM2101:
AAAGAAAAGGGTATATTACACCCGAGGATGCAGTTCGTTATCAAGGTAGAACGTTAGCGTTAGATATTAATCAAATGAATGAAAATATGTATTTATTATCTTATATAGATTTAGTAGTCAAGGAAGCAGAAGAAAGATATGGACTGACGAATAACGAATTATTAAAGGGTGGATACAAAATTACTGTGCCCTTAGATGCGACTGTACAACAAAAGGCTTATGAGTTCTTCCAAGACTCAAATAATTTTGCTGGTACAGATGAAAATGTGGAAGGCGCTTTTGTCTTAATGGATAATAAAACAGGGGGGATCATTGCTTGTATTGGTGGTCGTAACTATGTACAAAAGGGCTTGAATCGTGCAATCGTAAAAAGGCAGCCTGGTTCTACATTTAAGCCCATAGTCGTATACGGTCCTGCACTTGAGAAAGAAGAATTTGATCCTTACTCATTATTAGTTGATCAACTGCTACAATATGGTGATTATGAACCGCATAATTACAACGATGTTTATAAAGATAAAATAACGATGTATGATGCTATTATTGAATCTGCAAATGCTCCTGCAGTATGGGCGTTAAATAACTTAGGTATCGATTATGGAAAAGAATATTTAGAAAAATCTGGAATTCCTATAAAAGATAAAGGTCTTGCAATGGCACTTGGAGGATTAGAGGAAGGAGTTTCTCCTATTGATTTAACAAAAGTTTACCGCGCATTTGCTGAAGGTGGTAAAGTCATTGAACCTCACTTTATAACAAAAATAGAAGACCGTAATAATCGGGTGATTGGTAAATTTAATAAAGAAGAAAAACGTGTATTTTCTAAGCAAACAGCTTGGTATATGACTCGCATGCTAGAGGGGGTCGTTCGCGAAGGAACAGCACAAATGGGAAAATACTCAGGGGCTTTAGCTGGAAAAACTGGTTCGACATCGTACGAGCCAGTTGAAGATGCGACAAAAGATGCGTGGTTTGTAGGGTATACACCTACAGTTGTTGGCGCATTGTGGATGGGGTATGACAAGACAGATAAATCTCATTATTTAACAAAAGGTAGTAGTCAGCCAACCCTATTATTTAAAAAAATTATAGAAGAGACATCTGAAAGTAAACATTTAGCTTTTCAAATTCCTGAGCAAGTAAAGGATCTAGAACAACCAATCCGATTAAAAGAGATAAATGATTTATTTGCACAACTCTCTTTCAAACCATATGGTTTTTTTTCTGTAAATCTAGAATGGACACCTGCCGAGGATAAAAGAATCAAGTATCGAATTTATGAAAAGAAAAATAATAAAGCAACACTTATAGGTACGGTTACAGGAAAAGGAAACTTTGCTATTTCATCTGTCAATATTTTTTCGATACCTAATTATCAGGTCGTTCCTTATAATCCGATTACAGGTGAAGAGGGGAGTCCCTCTAATAATGTTAAGCCACAATTCTTTACATTTGATGAGTAATCATGTTATTTATGGTCGATTTATTGACATTTTCAAATGTTATATATACAAGTATAGTATAAACAGTTATAGTTAATAGTGTTTTTGTACAACGATATTTTCGCATTCTTTGTTATATTTTGCGTAGTAAGAAATCCAATCAATAAGATTTTGAGGATCTTTC
This window encodes:
- a CDS encoding PBP1A family penicillin-binding protein, which encodes MLKVIGKASVIIFFTFFVGLVAYLFIIYAGDYVVDEKKLVMNSASTLVSDEDELIAKLFIENRELVSIQDIPKHVQQAFISVEDERFYNHHGVDLRAIMRALYRDITEGKKVEGGSTITQQLAKNIFLSNEKTWLRKTKEVIIALNLEKKYSKQELLEMYLNQIYFGHGAYGIEAASQLYFNKHVSELTVEQGALLAAIPKAPTNYSPILQPEKSFDRRNLVLSLMERKGYITPEDAVRYQGRTLALDINQMNENMYLLSYIDLVVKEAEERYGLTNNELLKGGYKITVPLDATVQQKAYEFFQDSNNFAGTDENVEGAFVLMDNKTGGIIACIGGRNYVQKGLNRAIVKRQPGSTFKPIVVYGPALEKEEFDPYSLLVDQLLQYGDYEPHNYNDVYKDKITMYDAIIESANAPAVWALNNLGIDYGKEYLEKSGIPIKDKGLAMALGGLEEGVSPIDLTKVYRAFAEGGKVIEPHFITKIEDRNNRVIGKFNKEEKRVFSKQTAWYMTRMLEGVVREGTAQMGKYSGALAGKTGSTSYEPVEDATKDAWFVGYTPTVVGALWMGYDKTDKSHYLTKGSSQPTLLFKKIIEETSESKHLAFQIPEQVKDLEQPIRLKEINDLFAQLSFKPYGFFSVNLEWTPAEDKRIKYRIYEKKNNKATLIGTVTGKGNFAISSVNIFSIPNYQVVPYNPITGEEGSPSNNVKPQFFTFDE